A window from Chelmon rostratus isolate fCheRos1 chromosome 13, fCheRos1.pri, whole genome shotgun sequence encodes these proteins:
- the gpr34b gene encoding probable G-protein coupled receptor 34b, translating to MRIAKITMTKNISTTPATTTFQIPHRSVFLITTKISEMNSTTTPDPLQICVDHGALQSLLAVFYSVIFILGLVGNLVALWVFFCIHSKKNSVRVFLINVAFADLLLVVCLPFRILYHIQGNVWNLGPTLCKVVGNLFYMNMYISVTLLGLISVDRYQKIHRGHRGVQHRLQSTRWSTALCAVIWIVAFALTLVLLMSKNHSQMNRCFHYRLLHNAKWKAYINIFVVVVFWLVFISLVVSYGKIALKLLRTSHEKPGLANAPHYAQTARKSFFILFLFTVCFVPYHMVRVFYIKTQITDTSCFWQSVADKANEVALLFSALNSCLDPAMYFLLSSSVRKQVLRLVSNMFCVRDVAGVSGSSSTGELDSKNGRTARI from the exons ATGAGGATTGCAAAAATCACcatgacaaaaaacatttccaccACGCCTGCCACAACCACCTTCCAGATTCCACATAGGTCTGTTTTTCTAATCACCACAAAGATCAGCGAGATGAACTCAACAACAACCCCTGACCCCCTACAAATCTGTGTGGATCATGGAGCACTGCAAAGCCTATTGGCGGTGTTCTACTCTGTAATCTTCATCCTGGGTCTGGTCGGGAACCTGGTGGCCCTGTGGGTTTTCTTCTGTATTCACTCTAAGAAGAACTCTGTGCGGGTGTTTCTCATAAATGTAGCTTTTGCAGATCTGCTGTTGGTGGTATGTCTGCCATTTAGGATACTTTATCACATCCAAGGTAATGTCTGGAACCTAGGTCCCACCTTATGTAAAGTAGTGGGCAACCTCTTCTACATGAACATGTATATTAGTGTCACGCTACTGGGACTGATCAGCGTGGATCGCTACCAAAAGATCCATCGTGGCCATCGAGgagtgcagcacagactgcAGTCCACTAGGTGGAGCACTGCCCTTTGTGCAGTCATCTGGATTGTGGCCTTTGCTTTGACTTTGGTGCTCCTGATGTCAAAGAATCATTCGCAGATGAACAG GTGCTTTCACTACAGGCTGCTCCATAATGCAAAGTGGAAAGCTTACATCAACATCTTTGTGGTGGTTGTCTTCTGGCTTGTATTCATCTCACTAGTGGTGTCTTATGGAAAGATTGCCCTCAAGCTTCTAAGAACATCACATGAGAAACCAGGCCTGGCCAATGCACCGCACTACGCTCAAACTGCCAGGAAGTCCTTCttcattctctttctcttcaccgTCTGTTTTGTGCCCTATCACATGGTCAGAGTGTTCTACATAAAAACCCAGATCACAGACACTTCATGTTTCTGGCAGAGTGTGGCTGACAAAGCCAATGAGGTGGCTTTGCTGTTTTCGGCCCTCAACAGTTGCCTGGATCCTGCTATGTACTTCCTGTTATCCTCTTCAGTGAGGAAGCAGGTGCTACGCTTGGTGAGCAACATGTTTTGTGTGCGAGATGTTGCTGGAGTCAGTGGGAGCAGCTCCACTGGTGAGCTGGACAGTAAGAATGGGAGGACTGCCAGAATATAG